In Pseudanabaena galeata CCNP1313, one genomic interval encodes:
- a CDS encoding TrbI/VirB10 family protein, which produces MITEVQEPQSVSVTDEIDFAQLTGFQPDVNNTSLAIDDFSDDPDPEQHRTIRGIVGSPFSKMALVGGVGSLGFLLVGLFMNSIMSPSNAKQLTAKSNDEKLALTSTTDPKDAEIAKFKTDLALGSQLSAGKSKTLRPANLPKSDALASKADSKDKLEANPAQSADLPTVSPVRNLSAPPLEPIPMRQVMSQPTPVMLPPRNFSASPPEAKNPADEWQRLASIGSYGNLAAPTEMPRAIAVSPVAANSVNNPNSSIPTIEKPPLNSLTNYLAQAEKSLPKTTPANTLLVGTTAKAALKTSVVFSTDGSRTMGSAPGLIPKFIVTLQEPITTADGKPIIPADAVLIVTARPLDAKSGLAELDVVGIAINGRELIPPPNAISIRGAEGAPLVADKYFDRGAEISGMDVASFITSALAEVGKLTNSPTTTSSISSIGGSATVSTAPPPNYLGAAISGGFGVLSETLNRRSQQAIEEIKTRPNVFFIPAGKELQVFVNQTVIF; this is translated from the coding sequence ATGATTACCGAAGTTCAAGAACCACAATCAGTAAGCGTAACCGATGAAATTGACTTTGCTCAGTTAACTGGGTTTCAACCCGATGTAAATAATACGAGCTTAGCGATCGATGATTTTAGTGATGACCCAGATCCAGAGCAGCATCGGACAATTAGGGGTATTGTTGGCAGTCCTTTTTCTAAGATGGCTTTGGTTGGTGGGGTTGGTTCTCTAGGATTTTTGCTGGTGGGGCTATTCATGAATAGCATTATGTCGCCATCTAATGCCAAGCAATTAACGGCTAAATCCAATGATGAAAAGCTTGCCCTAACCTCGACCACCGATCCTAAGGATGCGGAAATTGCCAAGTTCAAGACGGATTTAGCTTTAGGTAGTCAGCTTTCTGCGGGTAAATCAAAAACACTGCGTCCAGCAAATCTACCAAAGTCAGATGCATTGGCTTCTAAAGCTGATTCCAAAGACAAGTTAGAAGCCAATCCCGCACAGTCTGCCGATCTCCCAACCGTCTCACCCGTAAGGAATCTATCGGCTCCGCCCCTTGAGCCAATACCGATGCGACAGGTGATGTCGCAACCAACACCTGTGATGCTGCCGCCACGTAACTTTTCGGCGAGTCCACCTGAAGCTAAAAACCCCGCCGATGAATGGCAGCGCTTGGCAAGCATCGGCAGTTATGGCAATCTGGCTGCGCCTACGGAAATGCCTCGCGCGATCGCGGTCAGTCCAGTTGCTGCAAATAGCGTTAACAATCCCAATTCTTCAATTCCTACAATTGAGAAACCACCCTTAAATTCGCTCACTAACTATCTCGCTCAAGCGGAAAAATCCTTGCCAAAGACTACACCTGCAAATACTTTGCTGGTCGGGACAACTGCTAAAGCCGCATTGAAAACATCAGTTGTGTTCTCCACCGATGGCAGTCGGACTATGGGTAGCGCCCCTGGACTCATTCCTAAATTTATCGTCACTCTCCAAGAACCAATTACGACAGCGGATGGTAAGCCTATAATTCCTGCGGATGCGGTGTTAATCGTTACCGCTCGTCCTCTTGATGCCAAATCAGGACTAGCTGAATTGGATGTGGTTGGTATTGCGATCAATGGTCGCGAGTTGATTCCACCACCCAATGCCATCTCGATTCGTGGTGCGGAGGGTGCGCCTTTAGTCGCGGACAAGTACTTCGATCGCGGTGCGGAAATTAGCGGTATGGATGTGGCGAGCTTCATTACTTCGGCATTAGCGGAAGTTGGCAAACTTACCAATAGTCCCACAACTACTAGCAGCATCTCGTCCATTGGCGGGAGTGCCACGGTCAGTACTGCACCACCCCCCAACTATCTCGGTGCGGCGATTAGTGGTGGCTTTGGCGTTCTCTCAGAAACTTTGAATCGTCGTAGTCAACAGGCGATCGAGGAGATTAAAACCCGTCCCAATGTCTTCTTTATCCCCGCAGGTAAAGAACTGCAAGTGTTTGTCAATCAAACTGTGATTTTCTAG
- a CDS encoding type IV secretory system conjugative DNA transfer family protein: MNFLMFWFSHKNFSKKLILLAIAVSIACLVPVEMGYSQEIDSSPTSVEKKSSANGLPPELAFIAHQLFTPTGGIIAACAIGMVFLSMNGGGNSKNKLANAHWANSAEIAAARKKAKEQINRRERNKLSLFIVKPKLIFPPELISRPGVATPNHELPVAGQKPKVIQVSQADRTIWLPDANRGIAVLGGTGSGKTYGVIDPAIRSAIDQGFPIILYDYKYAEQSSRIAGVAAAAGYQVSIFAPSFPESGICNPLDFIRDAADVDMARQVAIVLNRNFKSGGKGSEDPFFTNSGDQLIQAVLLLAKTTPYPDIIFCAKALGANNLPARVQNANLPTWVETSFGQLISMADSEKTVASVISTASILFSRFMSPDILSVFCGKTTIPLQLKGKQLLIIGMKREKQDVVAPLLATVLHMIVTRNVVSTKREDPLLVAIDELPTLYLPSLVQWLNVHREDGLSCMLGFQNLVQLEETYGKEVSRAIFGGCATKAIFNPLEPESAKIFSDYLGDEHLKYKSKSRSTGGGRTSTSTSDQERTRKLFAPEDFLKLPQGNCILISPGYSSKKEANVPRRCHIKIPKVDAERADKSKSKWESLKVRLAKSGSQVPITDGAIASRKDYFQEHFPLPAKDAPNAPKSTVPAWAEGL; this comes from the coding sequence ATGAATTTTTTGATGTTTTGGTTTAGCCATAAAAATTTCTCAAAGAAACTAATTTTGCTGGCGATCGCGGTTTCGATCGCTTGTCTCGTCCCAGTAGAGATGGGGTATTCACAGGAAATAGACAGTTCTCCAACCTCAGTAGAGAAGAAGTCTTCAGCCAATGGTTTACCTCCTGAACTTGCTTTTATTGCTCATCAGCTATTCACGCCTACAGGTGGCATTATTGCGGCTTGTGCCATCGGCATGGTTTTCTTGAGCATGAATGGTGGCGGCAATAGCAAAAACAAGTTGGCTAACGCTCACTGGGCAAATAGCGCGGAGATTGCGGCGGCGCGGAAAAAGGCAAAGGAACAGATTAATCGCCGCGAACGTAATAAGCTGTCTCTGTTCATCGTTAAGCCTAAATTAATTTTTCCGCCCGAATTGATTTCTCGTCCAGGAGTGGCTACACCCAATCACGAACTACCTGTTGCGGGACAGAAGCCCAAAGTGATTCAGGTATCGCAAGCGGATCGGACGATCTGGCTTCCCGATGCTAATCGCGGTATTGCCGTACTCGGTGGTACGGGTTCGGGTAAAACCTATGGCGTAATTGACCCTGCGATTCGCAGTGCGATCGACCAAGGATTTCCGATTATTCTCTACGATTACAAATATGCTGAACAATCCTCGCGCATTGCGGGAGTAGCAGCGGCAGCAGGCTATCAGGTCAGTATCTTTGCCCCTAGTTTTCCTGAAAGTGGTATCTGTAATCCCCTTGATTTTATTCGTGATGCTGCGGATGTGGATATGGCGCGACAGGTAGCGATCGTCCTGAATCGCAACTTCAAGTCTGGCGGCAAAGGTAGTGAAGATCCCTTCTTTACCAATAGTGGCGACCAACTGATTCAAGCAGTGCTGCTCCTAGCAAAGACAACTCCCTATCCTGATATTATTTTCTGTGCCAAGGCATTGGGTGCGAATAACCTGCCTGCTAGAGTCCAGAATGCCAATTTGCCAACTTGGGTAGAAACCAGTTTTGGACAGTTGATTTCGATGGCAGATTCTGAGAAAACTGTTGCTTCTGTAATCTCGACGGCGAGTATTCTCTTTAGTCGTTTCATGTCTCCTGATATCCTCAGCGTGTTCTGTGGCAAGACGACGATTCCTTTGCAGTTGAAAGGCAAGCAATTGCTGATTATCGGCATGAAGCGCGAAAAGCAGGATGTGGTTGCACCATTGTTGGCGACAGTTTTACATATGATTGTTACCCGTAATGTCGTGTCCACTAAACGCGAAGATCCTCTGCTAGTGGCGATCGATGAGTTGCCAACGCTTTATTTGCCGAGCCTTGTCCAATGGCTGAACGTTCACCGTGAGGATGGCTTGTCCTGTATGTTGGGTTTCCAGAATTTGGTGCAGCTCGAAGAAACTTATGGTAAGGAGGTGTCAAGAGCAATCTTTGGCGGCTGTGCAACTAAAGCGATTTTTAATCCCCTTGAGCCTGAATCAGCGAAGATTTTCTCTGATTATCTTGGTGATGAGCATTTGAAGTACAAATCTAAATCCCGTAGTACGGGTGGTGGTCGGACTAGCACCAGTACATCGGATCAGGAACGTACGCGCAAACTATTTGCTCCAGAGGATTTTCTCAAGTTACCGCAAGGTAATTGTATTCTCATTTCCCCAGGCTATAGCTCTAAGAAAGAAGCGAATGTACCACGGCGTTGTCATATTAAAATCCCCAAAGTTGACGCGGAGAGGGCAGATAAGAGCAAGTCTAAATGGGAGTCTCTAAAAGTTAGGTTGGCTAAATCTGGTAGTCAAGTACCGATTACGGATGGGGCGATCGCTTCCCGTAAAGATTACTTTCAAGAGCATTTTCCTTTACCTGCGAAAGATGCTCCCAATGCTCCTAAGTCCACTGTTCCTGCTTGGGCTGAAGGTTTATAG
- a CDS encoding helix-turn-helix domain-containing protein produces the protein MERLKITLTNTDYRQCVSLCLKGNGHASTINRAQVLLALHDGVDISEVMRVLRVKRTRLWRLRKQYLQGGLNDALADRRRRS, from the coding sequence ATGGAAAGACTAAAAATCACCCTCACCAACACCGATTATCGCCAATGCGTGTCTCTATGCTTAAAAGGTAATGGTCATGCGTCAACCATCAATCGTGCACAGGTATTACTTGCTCTGCATGACGGTGTGGACATCTCCGAAGTAATGCGAGTGCTGCGGGTTAAAAGAACCCGTCTCTGGAGGTTGCGGAAGCAATATTTGCAAGGTGGCTTAAACGATGCCTTAGCAGATCGGCGGCGGCGATCGTGA
- a CDS encoding SDR family NAD(P)-dependent oxidoreductase produces the protein MAGNLKGKVALVTGASRGIGKGIAIGLGEAGALVYITGRSVHQTNSIETISGSLLDTKVAVEKAGGICIAVPVDHSDDEQIKSLFEQIDREQNGQLDLLVNNAYGGVRSLIEAKGKPFWESDLSLWDACNQVGLRSHYVASHFAAKMMTQSKQGLIVTISSWGGLAPIFGVAYGTGKSACDRLAADMGVELKPFNVASISLWPGIVGTEQFHQLADANLEGTDNNLGVAAIADKFNWETPLFVGRVIAALYNDSALMKRTGKVQIVAELAARYGIVDEYEQHPVSLRSLRFLLAQGLPNLKSKARFIPDLSVPWWILLLAILKSPKI, from the coding sequence ATGGCAGGAAATTTAAAAGGGAAAGTTGCCTTGGTAACAGGCGCTTCACGGGGAATTGGCAAAGGGATTGCTATTGGTTTGGGTGAAGCAGGTGCGTTGGTTTATATCACGGGGCGCAGTGTGCATCAGACAAATTCTATAGAAACTATCTCGGGAAGCTTACTAGATACCAAAGTCGCAGTAGAAAAGGCGGGTGGAATTTGTATAGCAGTTCCCGTTGATCACAGTGATGATGAGCAAATTAAATCTCTATTTGAGCAAATTGATCGGGAACAAAATGGACAGTTGGATCTATTGGTGAATAATGCTTATGGTGGTGTGCGATCTCTAATTGAGGCAAAGGGTAAACCATTTTGGGAATCGGATCTTAGTCTTTGGGATGCTTGCAATCAAGTCGGTTTGCGAAGTCATTATGTAGCAAGTCATTTTGCTGCAAAGATGATGACTCAAAGCAAACAAGGCTTAATCGTGACGATTTCTTCTTGGGGTGGTTTAGCTCCTATCTTTGGTGTTGCCTATGGTACTGGTAAATCTGCTTGCGATCGCCTTGCGGCTGATATGGGAGTGGAACTAAAGCCGTTTAATGTTGCTTCGATTTCACTTTGGCCAGGGATTGTTGGGACTGAGCAGTTTCATCAGTTGGCGGATGCAAACCTTGAGGGTACTGATAACAATCTTGGTGTGGCGGCGATCGCTGATAAATTCAATTGGGAAACTCCTTTGTTTGTCGGTAGGGTAATTGCTGCTCTATATAATGATTCAGCCCTGATGAAGCGAACTGGGAAAGTTCAGATTGTGGCGGAATTAGCGGCACGTTATGGAATAGTTGATGAGTATGAGCAGCATCCTGTTTCTTTGCGTTCTCTCAGATTTTTATTGGCGCAAGGTTTGCCGAATCTTAAAAGCAAAGCTAGGTTCATTCCCGATCTAAGTGTACCTTGGTGGATTTTGCTTTTAGCAATTCTCAAGTCTCCGAAAATTTGA